The following are encoded together in the Streptomyces sp. NBC_00341 genome:
- a CDS encoding dynamin family protein, whose product MDVRPQLIDALSALRDRVAAVRLPLPLPGAPRARQTRIELLAQLDDYLLPRLKDPEAPLLAVIGGSTGAGKSTLVNSLVGRRVSEAGVLRPTTRTPVLVCHPEDHHWFADIRVLPQLTRVWLSPEESANPGQCDHLDGAGGKAAEEGTALRVETAAGLPRGLALLDAPDIDSLVVRNRVLAAELVCAADIWVMVTTAARYADAVPWHLLRTAKEYDASLVTVLDRVPHQVIAEVSRQYGALLTKAGLGEVPRFTIPELPESAGGGSGLLPTTAVAPLRAWLTHRAQDPAARQQAVGRTAAGVIDSLDVRLPALAGAVAAQYAAAVRLTGVVEDAYRKEGARVRRRLQNGGALAGDARTRWRGYPLYSTTEEVLEALVESLAALLECAVAAADEQIRTNWRREPAAAVFGFEEVGREKGGWGPAEDIRGRIAMTVRRWRRVLEELAEEEVRLMERNAAPDAETVAALLAAALLGGRRARTAGEQLAERIGAQGALRLRDKGGALLTSYLDQVLGGERDRRLAPLDALDVAPEPQAELIAALSVLQKERWQR is encoded by the coding sequence TTGGACGTACGGCCTCAGCTCATCGACGCACTCTCCGCCCTGCGCGACCGTGTCGCTGCCGTGCGTCTTCCACTCCCGCTGCCGGGCGCTCCACGCGCCAGGCAGACCAGGATCGAGCTGCTCGCCCAGCTCGACGACTACCTGCTGCCCCGCCTCAAGGACCCAGAGGCACCCCTGCTCGCGGTCATCGGAGGGTCCACCGGTGCGGGCAAGTCGACGCTCGTCAACTCCCTGGTGGGGCGCCGGGTCAGCGAGGCCGGGGTGCTGCGGCCCACCACGCGCACCCCGGTGCTGGTCTGCCATCCGGAGGATCATCACTGGTTCGCCGACATCCGGGTGCTCCCGCAGCTGACCCGGGTCTGGCTGTCGCCCGAGGAGTCCGCGAACCCCGGCCAGTGCGACCACCTCGACGGGGCCGGCGGGAAGGCCGCGGAGGAGGGGACCGCGCTCCGCGTCGAGACCGCCGCCGGGCTGCCGCGCGGGCTCGCCCTGCTGGACGCCCCCGACATCGACTCGCTCGTCGTGCGCAACCGGGTGCTGGCCGCCGAACTCGTCTGCGCGGCGGACATCTGGGTGATGGTGACCACCGCCGCCCGGTACGCCGACGCCGTGCCGTGGCACCTGCTGCGCACCGCCAAGGAGTACGACGCCTCGCTCGTCACCGTCCTGGACCGGGTGCCGCACCAGGTGATCGCCGAGGTCTCGCGGCAGTACGGGGCGCTCCTCACCAAGGCCGGTCTCGGCGAGGTGCCCCGCTTCACCATCCCCGAACTGCCCGAGTCGGCGGGCGGCGGCAGCGGACTGCTGCCCACCACGGCGGTCGCCCCGCTGCGCGCCTGGCTCACCCACCGCGCGCAGGACCCGGCGGCCCGTCAGCAGGCGGTCGGGCGGACGGCCGCCGGGGTCATCGACTCGCTCGATGTCCGGCTGCCCGCGCTCGCCGGAGCCGTCGCGGCCCAGTACGCGGCCGCCGTACGGCTGACCGGCGTGGTCGAGGACGCGTACCGGAAGGAGGGCGCACGGGTGCGGCGGCGGCTGCAGAACGGCGGCGCGCTCGCCGGCGACGCCCGCACCAGGTGGCGCGGATACCCGCTGTACAGCACCACGGAGGAAGTCCTCGAAGCCCTGGTGGAGAGCCTCGCCGCACTCCTGGAGTGCGCGGTGGCGGCCGCCGACGAACAGATCCGGACGAACTGGCGGCGGGAGCCGGCGGCCGCGGTCTTCGGCTTCGAGGAGGTGGGCCGGGAAAAGGGCGGATGGGGGCCGGCCGAGGACATCCGGGGCCGGATCGCCATGACCGTACGGCGCTGGCGCAGGGTCCTGGAGGAGCTGGCCGAGGAAGAGGTGCGCCTCATGGAACGCAACGCGGCGCCCGACGCGGAGACGGTCGCAGCCCTGCTGGCCGCCGCCCTGCTCGGCGGCCGACGGGCCCGTACGGCCGGCGAACAGCTGGCCGAACGCATCGGCGCGCAGGGCGCCCTGAGGCTGCGTGACAAGGGCGGGGCACTGCTCACCAGCTATCTCGACCAGGTGCTCGGGGGCGAACGCGACCGGCGTCTCGCCCCGCTGGACGCACTTGACGTGGCACCGGAGCCGCAAGCAGAACTGATCGCCGCGCTGTCCGTACTGCAGAAGGAGAGGTGGCAGCGATGA
- a CDS encoding tyrosine-type recombinase/integrase, with the protein METTYNVKVWKIATYKGARGTTYTVRWTLDGNEQRAPFATRALADAFRSELVSATRRGEAFSLSTGRPVSHQTGATAVNWYQFAVQFTDLQWDRTAGNSRKNTSKALTATTVALLRTPPTGFRPVDVRTALREFAFNTKRREEAPPDVSVILRWVERNTLSMAAWEDPAKVDGVLRAFDVRLDGTRAAASSVKRNRRVLNVAMEHAVKRKVLRTNPLPKGRGTAPKTSSAVDKRAILNTGQAARLLGWVRGRSRGGPRLHAFFALLYYAGPRPEEAVAMRVRDIRLPAPDVADQWCELLFHTAQPEVGKNWTDNGAIHEERGLKGRAADDTRVVPGHPSLTRILREHIKVEELKPNDLLFQGEKGELLAGSVIRRAWRSARVEVLTPDEFASPLGKRVYDLRHTRLTKWLNDGIPPAQVAEWAGNSVPILLAIYARCVSGQLSELKKRMEAGEDLPELPDVG; encoded by the coding sequence ATGGAAACGACGTACAACGTCAAGGTCTGGAAGATCGCAACGTACAAGGGAGCGCGCGGCACCACGTACACCGTGCGGTGGACTTTGGACGGCAACGAGCAGCGGGCCCCGTTCGCGACACGAGCACTCGCAGATGCCTTCCGATCCGAGCTGGTCAGTGCGACCAGGCGTGGTGAGGCGTTCAGCCTCAGCACGGGGCGGCCCGTCTCCCATCAGACGGGTGCTACCGCCGTGAACTGGTACCAGTTCGCTGTCCAGTTCACCGACCTCCAATGGGATCGGACGGCCGGCAACAGCCGGAAGAACACATCCAAGGCTCTCACGGCCACCACTGTTGCTCTGCTGCGGACGCCGCCGACAGGCTTCCGGCCCGTCGACGTGCGCACGGCGCTCCGAGAGTTCGCCTTCAACACCAAGCGGCGCGAGGAAGCACCGCCGGACGTGTCGGTCATCCTCCGTTGGGTGGAACGGAACACGCTGTCCATGGCGGCCTGGGAGGACCCGGCCAAGGTGGACGGAGTTCTGCGAGCGTTCGACGTTCGGCTGGACGGCACACGAGCCGCCGCCAGCTCCGTAAAGCGCAATCGGCGCGTCCTCAACGTTGCCATGGAGCATGCCGTGAAGCGCAAGGTCCTGCGGACGAACCCCCTGCCGAAGGGCAGGGGGACCGCGCCGAAGACGTCATCAGCGGTGGACAAGCGGGCGATCCTGAATACGGGCCAGGCGGCCCGGCTGCTGGGCTGGGTGCGCGGCCGTTCCCGCGGCGGCCCCCGACTGCACGCATTCTTCGCGCTGCTCTACTACGCGGGCCCGCGCCCCGAAGAAGCAGTGGCGATGCGGGTGCGGGACATCCGGCTGCCGGCCCCGGACGTTGCAGACCAGTGGTGCGAGCTGTTGTTCCATACCGCTCAGCCGGAGGTGGGCAAGAACTGGACTGACAACGGGGCCATCCACGAGGAGCGCGGATTGAAGGGGAGAGCCGCAGATGACACCCGCGTGGTCCCTGGGCACCCCTCCCTGACGAGGATCCTGCGCGAGCACATCAAGGTCGAGGAATTGAAGCCGAACGATCTGCTGTTCCAGGGGGAGAAGGGCGAGCTGCTCGCGGGTTCCGTCATTCGCCGGGCCTGGCGATCCGCTCGTGTGGAGGTCCTCACCCCTGACGAGTTCGCCTCACCCTTGGGTAAACGGGTGTACGACCTGCGGCACACGCGGCTGACCAAGTGGCTCAACGACGGCATTCCGCCGGCACAGGTCGCGGAGTGGGCGGGGAACAGCGTGCCGATCCTGCTGGCCATCTACGCCCGCTGCGTGTCCGGTCAGCTCTCCGAACTGAAGAAGCGGATGGAAGCGGGGGAAGACCTCCCCGAGCTGCCTGACGTGGGCTGA
- a CDS encoding helix-turn-helix transcriptional regulator: MPSKTGNPKMLTLPEVCEELDVSRSTFYDWRQKGRAPRCIKLPNGDLRVRRDELDNWLNDHEDAA, from the coding sequence ATGCCCAGCAAGACCGGAAACCCCAAGATGCTGACCCTGCCGGAAGTCTGCGAAGAGCTGGATGTCTCGCGATCCACCTTCTACGACTGGCGCCAGAAGGGCCGCGCTCCCCGCTGTATCAAGCTCCCGAACGGCGATCTGCGCGTGCGGCGGGATGAATTGGACAACTGGCTCAACGACCACGAGGACGCCGCTTGA
- a CDS encoding DUF3631 domain-containing protein: MNAASTATSIDGAALLDEVETFHRRFNVFPTESAYVAVTLWDTHAHLVECFETTPRIAFLSPEPGSGKSRALEIVELLTPRPVSTVSASANALYRLVDSAAGLPTVLFDEVDTIFGPKAGADEALRGFLNAGYRRIGGALRCVGEGSNQNAQVFGSYCAVAMAGLGSLPDTVLTRSIIVRMRKRAPNEKVEPYRQRIHEKQGHELRERLAVWADTVRDQVADAWPEMPEGVTDRPADVWEPLLAVADAAGGDWPARARTACLELINAAHDNDEASLGVRLLTDLRDRVFCGADRMPTAVILECLLSMDDGPWGDLDDKPISSRTLARLLAQYVTPANKPIKPRGIRTPSGFPKGYYAEDLTDAWTRYCPPTPEQSATSATSATPQVSEGESVADTAPAIRHMSAETATPLFPVAG, from the coding sequence ATGAACGCCGCATCAACTGCCACGTCCATCGACGGTGCTGCTCTCCTCGACGAAGTTGAGACCTTCCACCGTCGGTTCAACGTCTTTCCGACCGAGTCCGCCTACGTGGCTGTCACCTTGTGGGATACACACGCGCACCTGGTGGAGTGCTTCGAGACCACTCCCCGTATCGCGTTCCTGTCTCCGGAACCGGGGTCGGGAAAGTCCCGGGCGCTGGAGATCGTGGAACTCCTTACCCCTCGCCCCGTCAGCACCGTCTCGGCATCCGCGAATGCCCTGTACCGACTGGTCGACTCAGCCGCCGGGCTGCCCACCGTGCTTTTTGACGAGGTGGACACCATCTTCGGCCCGAAGGCAGGCGCGGACGAAGCGCTACGCGGCTTCCTGAACGCCGGATATCGCCGCATCGGCGGCGCCTTGCGCTGTGTGGGAGAGGGCTCCAACCAGAACGCCCAGGTCTTCGGCTCATACTGCGCGGTCGCCATGGCAGGGCTCGGCTCGCTGCCGGACACGGTGCTGACCCGCTCGATCATCGTCCGCATGCGCAAGCGCGCCCCGAACGAGAAGGTGGAGCCCTACCGACAGCGCATTCACGAGAAGCAGGGCCACGAACTGCGCGAACGGCTCGCCGTCTGGGCCGACACCGTCCGCGACCAGGTCGCGGACGCGTGGCCCGAGATGCCCGAGGGAGTCACCGACCGGCCGGCAGACGTATGGGAGCCGCTGCTCGCCGTCGCTGATGCCGCCGGGGGCGACTGGCCCGCCCGCGCCCGTACCGCGTGCTTGGAGCTGATCAACGCCGCGCACGACAACGACGAAGCATCCCTCGGGGTCCGGCTGCTCACCGATCTGCGGGATCGGGTCTTCTGCGGTGCGGACCGTATGCCCACCGCCGTCATCCTCGAATGCCTCCTGTCAATGGACGACGGCCCGTGGGGGGACCTGGACGACAAGCCGATCAGCTCCCGGACCCTCGCCCGGCTACTTGCCCAGTACGTCACCCCCGCCAACAAGCCCATCAAACCGCGCGGAATTCGCACCCCCTCAGGCTTCCCCAAGGGCTACTACGCGGAAGACCTGACGGACGCCTGGACCCGGTACTGCCCTCCCACCCCGGAGCAATCCGCCACGTCCGCCACGTCCGCCACACCGCAGGTCAGCGAGGGTGAATCCGTGGCGGATACCGCCCCAGCCATCCGCCACATGTCCGCGGAAACCGCCACACCGCTCTTCCCGGTCGCGGGCTGA
- a CDS encoding bifunctional DNA primase/polymerase, giving the protein MTHDRNTALLDAALRAAARGWYVHPLRPGGKAPALHGEDACTRTGTCSAGHQKWEQRATLDPDRIRGAWAVREFNVGIAPGPSGLVVVDLDLPKPEDAADTPSGVDSFTALCERAGQAVPTTYRVRTPSGGQHLYFTAPTTLRIPSSKGKLAKRIDTRAWGGNVVAPGSTINGQAYEITDPAPVANLPAWLLTALAPAPQPVRPVRIHVPRCGNRAAEVALERETVAAATAPAGDRNAQLLRSARAVGRFVAWGDLPRHEVEQAFQVAGESAGLPAAECRSTVRSALNWSIRTCRPRETAS; this is encoded by the coding sequence ATGACCCATGACCGCAACACCGCGCTGCTCGATGCAGCGTTACGAGCCGCTGCCCGCGGTTGGTACGTCCACCCGCTGCGACCGGGCGGCAAGGCCCCCGCGCTGCACGGAGAGGACGCCTGCACCCGAACCGGCACCTGCTCTGCCGGTCACCAGAAGTGGGAGCAGCGCGCCACCCTGGACCCCGACCGTATTCGGGGTGCGTGGGCGGTACGGGAGTTCAACGTCGGGATCGCGCCCGGCCCGTCGGGGCTGGTCGTCGTCGACCTCGACCTGCCCAAGCCCGAAGACGCTGCGGACACACCTTCCGGTGTGGATTCCTTCACAGCGCTCTGCGAGCGCGCCGGACAGGCCGTCCCCACCACCTACCGGGTGCGGACTCCCAGCGGTGGACAGCACCTGTACTTCACCGCCCCCACCACGCTCCGGATCCCCAGCAGCAAGGGGAAGCTGGCCAAGCGGATCGACACCCGGGCCTGGGGCGGCAACGTCGTCGCCCCCGGCAGCACCATCAACGGCCAGGCGTACGAGATCACCGACCCCGCTCCCGTTGCCAACCTCCCCGCATGGCTGCTGACCGCCCTCGCACCCGCTCCGCAGCCCGTACGGCCGGTACGCATCCACGTGCCCCGCTGCGGGAACCGGGCCGCCGAAGTCGCCCTGGAACGCGAGACCGTGGCCGCTGCGACCGCGCCGGCGGGTGACCGCAACGCGCAGCTGCTCAGGAGCGCCCGCGCGGTGGGGCGGTTCGTCGCATGGGGCGACCTCCCCCGCCATGAGGTGGAGCAGGCTTTTCAGGTCGCGGGCGAGTCGGCGGGACTCCCGGCTGCCGAGTGCCGCTCCACCGTGCGCAGCGCCCTCAACTGGTCCATCCGGACCTGCCGGCCGAGGGAGACCGCCTCATGA
- a CDS encoding DUF3307 domain-containing protein: MFASLFVLLYLGHLLADYPLQTDHQAAHKADRCATGWAANLTHAATHIATCGAALALGAAVLDDVIRSLPVVLVALGWIGGSHAFIDRRWPVQWWMTRTGQASWAANGGAAHVDQTAHILALVLAALALAAA; encoded by the coding sequence GTGTTCGCTTCGCTGTTCGTCCTGCTCTACCTCGGTCATCTGCTGGCGGACTACCCGTTGCAGACCGACCACCAGGCCGCCCACAAGGCCGACCGGTGCGCGACCGGCTGGGCCGCCAACCTCACCCACGCTGCCACCCACATCGCCACCTGCGGAGCCGCGCTCGCCCTGGGCGCGGCCGTCCTGGACGACGTGATCCGCTCCCTCCCGGTCGTCCTGGTGGCATTGGGGTGGATCGGCGGTAGCCACGCGTTCATCGACCGGCGGTGGCCGGTGCAGTGGTGGATGACCCGCACCGGCCAAGCCTCCTGGGCCGCCAACGGGGGTGCCGCGCACGTCGATCAGACCGCGCACATCCTGGCCCTGGTCCTCGCCGCCCTCGCACTCGCCGCGGCCTGA
- a CDS encoding NUDIX domain-containing protein codes for MADAQTGPDHTESFETVRYTADVVCVRGGDVLVIERGWDPHKGMLALPGGHVDPGETSRTAAARELLEETGVQVDAADLMLVGVWDAPDRDPRGRYITAAYVVTVPDETTARAGDDAAAVRWVPLDAPGPLAFDHGQIVATARWVHLPCGGAISNAYRA; via the coding sequence CTGGCCGACGCGCAGACCGGGCCGGACCACACGGAGAGCTTCGAGACCGTCCGCTACACCGCCGACGTGGTCTGCGTCCGTGGTGGCGACGTGCTGGTCATCGAGCGGGGCTGGGACCCGCACAAGGGCATGCTCGCTCTGCCTGGTGGTCATGTTGATCCCGGCGAGACCTCCCGTACCGCTGCCGCCCGCGAACTGCTGGAGGAGACCGGCGTTCAGGTCGATGCCGCAGACCTGATGCTGGTCGGGGTGTGGGACGCCCCGGACCGCGATCCCCGCGGCCGGTACATCACCGCCGCCTACGTGGTCACCGTCCCCGACGAGACGACCGCCCGAGCCGGTGACGACGCCGCCGCCGTCCGGTGGGTTCCTCTGGACGCCCCGGGGCCGCTGGCGTTCGACCACGGGCAGATCGTGGCCACCGCACGATGGGTGCACCTCCCCTGCGGCGGGGCCATCAGCAACGCCTACCGCGCCTGA
- a CDS encoding RRQRL motif-containing zinc-binding protein yields the protein MSGLPTYRWRLAPDGLATRRQLRALGLRPGGQDVVAELHRPRRRREPLVAYLYRVDRARPVRPMTPGRRAALAAAMRARRICPACRLDAGYCIPVSLGMCVTCHDLPLNREDTTS from the coding sequence ATGAGCGGCCTGCCCACCTACCGGTGGCGACTCGCCCCGGACGGGCTGGCCACCCGCCGTCAGCTCCGAGCGCTGGGGCTGCGGCCGGGCGGTCAGGACGTCGTTGCCGAACTCCACCGGCCGCGCCGCCGGCGAGAGCCGCTGGTCGCCTACCTCTACCGCGTCGACCGCGCCCGCCCGGTCCGCCCGATGACACCGGGCCGCCGTGCCGCGCTCGCCGCAGCGATGCGGGCCCGCCGGATCTGCCCCGCCTGCCGCCTGGACGCCGGGTACTGCATCCCGGTCTCGCTCGGCATGTGTGTGACCTGCCACGACCTTCCGCTGAACCGAGAGGACACCACCTCATGA
- a CDS encoding DUF2637 domain-containing protein, whose product MNGVQIRSAERALSTGTWLIVGGAMLYSILTVTPLMAKHTADRWDWTAPILPLVVDAAVVIVVRLDSVLARLGGHGGRWPVVLRWMTGCMTLALNIADSALKKDLVGAAVHAVAPLLLIVTAETGLAYRRAIAAAQNAHQARQKAEQQEQEEAAARKREAAEQREREAREHATTEAREQREHEARLSREQTVREEAERREERERAEDRERSERDARERREREREQQQAERERLEREAAQRRELEAREREARERREREREQQQAEHERQALLSAGPAEKRQEEPLARATVRAACDAGLPIRQAAELCGWSTGWVTARYQEHRDTTATVPDLEGASA is encoded by the coding sequence GTGAACGGTGTTCAGATCCGTTCAGCAGAGCGCGCCTTGTCGACCGGGACGTGGCTGATCGTGGGCGGGGCGATGCTCTACTCAATCCTGACCGTGACCCCGCTGATGGCCAAGCACACGGCGGACCGGTGGGACTGGACCGCTCCCATCCTTCCTCTGGTGGTGGATGCGGCGGTCGTCATCGTGGTCCGCCTCGACTCCGTCCTCGCTCGCCTGGGCGGGCACGGCGGCAGGTGGCCGGTCGTCCTGCGGTGGATGACCGGCTGCATGACTCTCGCCCTCAACATCGCGGACTCCGCGCTGAAGAAGGACCTGGTCGGGGCCGCTGTCCACGCGGTCGCACCGCTGCTGCTGATCGTCACCGCAGAGACCGGACTCGCCTACCGCCGCGCCATCGCTGCCGCGCAGAACGCTCATCAGGCCCGGCAGAAGGCCGAGCAACAGGAGCAGGAAGAGGCCGCGGCAAGGAAGCGGGAGGCGGCCGAGCAGCGGGAGCGCGAGGCCCGCGAGCACGCGACCACCGAGGCCCGTGAACAGCGCGAGCACGAAGCCCGGTTGTCCCGTGAACAGACCGTCCGGGAAGAGGCCGAGCGGCGCGAGGAGCGTGAGCGGGCCGAGGACCGGGAGCGGTCCGAGCGGGACGCCCGTGAACGCCGTGAACGTGAGCGTGAACAGCAGCAGGCCGAGCGTGAACGCCTTGAACGCGAAGCCGCCCAGCGCCGCGAGCTGGAAGCCCGGGAACGGGAGGCTCGTGAACGCCGCGAGCGTGAGCGTGAACAGCAGCAGGCCGAGCATGAACGCCAGGCGCTGCTGTCCGCGGGGCCTGCCGAGAAGAGGCAGGAGGAGCCGTTGGCGCGGGCCACAGTCCGGGCCGCGTGCGATGCCGGGCTGCCCATCCGGCAGGCCGCCGAACTGTGTGGCTGGTCCACCGGCTGGGTGACCGCCCGCTACCAGGAACACCGCGACACCACCGCCACCGTCCCGGACCTTGAGGGAGCTTCCGCATGA
- a CDS encoding DUF6303 family protein encodes MKEYTAQMSNWAGRWRLYVVLLGGLVFQWPEHDFGPGPTVPTVEERSRALTALGFVVTDGAEWEWIEYSETHEDDTSPVRLLATIQVCSRDGGQP; translated from the coding sequence GTGAAGGAGTACACCGCGCAGATGTCCAACTGGGCCGGGCGGTGGCGCCTGTATGTGGTGCTGCTGGGCGGTCTGGTCTTCCAGTGGCCTGAGCACGACTTCGGCCCCGGCCCCACAGTCCCGACGGTGGAGGAGCGTTCACGGGCGCTCACCGCGCTCGGCTTCGTGGTCACCGACGGTGCCGAGTGGGAGTGGATCGAGTACAGCGAGACCCACGAAGATGACACGTCGCCGGTCCGGCTGCTGGCCACGATCCAGGTGTGTTCACGGGACGGGGGTCAGCCGTGA
- a CDS encoding protein kilB — translation MEIAAAVVAVIGTLLGAGVVGVQQYYVARSQRRQALRDRALTALSELSTALADHRRAMWVREDLRLSGAAPADVAAAREASHVTRSAVTAPQIALTVLLPTLRIEIEAAVRAAYAMRGAVNERALASFRESAVSAAEALTAATAGVLSRP, via the coding sequence ATGGAGATCGCTGCCGCGGTTGTCGCGGTCATCGGCACCTTGCTGGGTGCCGGTGTCGTCGGTGTCCAGCAGTACTACGTAGCCCGGTCCCAGCGTCGCCAGGCGCTGCGCGACCGAGCCCTGACCGCCTTGTCCGAGCTGAGTACCGCGCTCGCGGATCACCGCCGAGCGATGTGGGTGCGCGAGGATCTGCGCCTGTCCGGTGCGGCGCCGGCCGATGTCGCTGCCGCCCGCGAGGCCAGCCACGTCACCCGGTCCGCCGTCACCGCCCCGCAGATCGCCCTGACGGTGCTCCTGCCGACGCTCCGCATCGAGATCGAAGCGGCGGTTCGTGCCGCGTACGCCATGCGGGGCGCTGTGAACGAGCGGGCGTTGGCGTCGTTCCGGGAGTCGGCCGTATCCGCGGCCGAGGCCCTGACCGCCGCAACGGCCGGCGTCCTGTCCCGCCCCTGA
- a CDS encoding helix-turn-helix domain-containing protein, protein MANERLRGAITKSGLSLDQVAEQLGVSAKTVERWVNEPRRQPYHRFKYAAASLLRCEMSYLWPDERTSAQVTEAGNAELIKLYPHRSVVPNRLWRQLYARASRHFDLLVYSGFWLTEDAAFHQIVKEKSAAGARIRFMLGDPESAAVAVRGEDEGIGGAMGSKIRNALVNYASLFQLPGVEFRLHSTTLYNSIYRADAEMLANGHLYGVGAYMAPVLHIQRVPGGELFDSYAESVERVWETARPISSPTDLGAPDT, encoded by the coding sequence ATGGCGAACGAGCGGCTGCGCGGCGCGATCACCAAGAGCGGCTTATCGCTCGATCAAGTCGCAGAACAGCTAGGCGTGTCGGCCAAGACGGTCGAACGCTGGGTCAATGAGCCGAGACGGCAGCCGTACCACCGCTTCAAGTACGCGGCAGCCTCGCTACTGCGGTGCGAGATGTCCTACCTGTGGCCGGACGAGCGCACATCAGCGCAGGTAACAGAGGCTGGGAATGCTGAGCTGATCAAGCTCTACCCCCACCGTTCCGTGGTACCGAACCGCCTGTGGCGGCAGCTCTACGCCCGAGCCTCACGGCACTTCGACCTACTCGTCTACTCGGGCTTCTGGCTCACCGAGGACGCGGCATTCCACCAGATCGTCAAGGAAAAGTCGGCTGCTGGCGCCCGCATCCGGTTCATGCTCGGGGACCCCGAGTCCGCGGCCGTCGCTGTGCGCGGCGAGGATGAGGGAATCGGGGGTGCGATGGGCAGCAAGATTCGCAACGCGCTGGTCAACTACGCCTCGCTGTTCCAGCTCCCAGGGGTGGAGTTCCGACTCCACTCCACCACGCTCTACAACTCGATCTACCGAGCCGATGCCGAGATGCTCGCCAACGGCCACCTGTACGGCGTAGGCGCGTACATGGCGCCGGTGTTGCACATCCAACGCGTGCCCGGGGGTGAGCTGTTCGACTCGTACGCCGAAAGCGTTGAACGGGTCTGGGAGACTGCGCGGCCCATCTCCTCGCCCACTGACCTAGGAGCTCCAGACACATGA
- a CDS encoding NUDIX hydrolase — MSRVDYFRDPNSPAANSVVPSVTAAVLDAAGRLLVIHKTDNDLWALPGGGHDIGERIADTAVREVDEETGIKVEVDGIVGLYTDPEHVLAYTDGEVRQQFSICFRAHPVGGDLRTSSESREVRWVDPADLAELNIHPSMRLRIQHALDESRNEPYIG; from the coding sequence ATGAGCCGAGTCGACTACTTCCGTGACCCCAACTCCCCTGCGGCCAACTCAGTGGTGCCCTCAGTCACGGCCGCCGTGCTCGATGCCGCGGGCAGGCTGCTGGTCATTCACAAGACAGACAACGATCTGTGGGCATTGCCCGGGGGCGGCCACGACATCGGCGAGCGCATCGCTGACACGGCCGTGCGCGAGGTCGACGAGGAGACCGGAATCAAGGTCGAGGTAGACGGCATTGTCGGGCTGTACACCGACCCGGAGCACGTGCTCGCGTACACCGATGGCGAGGTGCGGCAGCAGTTCTCTATCTGCTTCCGGGCCCACCCAGTAGGCGGAGACCTCCGCACGAGCAGTGAATCCAGGGAGGTCCGCTGGGTGGACCCGGCGGACCTCGCTGAACTCAACATCCACCCATCTATGCGCCTGCGGATCCAGCACGCCCTGGACGAGTCACGCAATGAGCCCTACATCGGCTGA
- a CDS encoding HD domain-containing protein — protein MGLTDWAYSLSESMLAEPLPRRWKHSLGVAKRARALSPILGSDAELLEAAAVLHDVGYSPSIATTGFHPLDGARFLRDQEGADERVVRLVAHHSCALLEAEERGLRHELETEFDLEQPELVDALIVSDMTTTPDGGHTTPAARLEEIVQRYGPDTVVGRFIQRAAPEIYAATERVEGRMALVSAGTQPM, from the coding sequence ATGGGGCTCACTGATTGGGCGTACTCGCTCTCGGAATCAATGCTGGCCGAACCTCTGCCGCGGCGCTGGAAGCACTCCCTCGGTGTTGCCAAGCGGGCGCGTGCCTTGAGCCCGATCCTCGGTAGTGACGCTGAGCTGCTGGAAGCCGCCGCCGTTCTGCACGATGTCGGCTACTCCCCCTCCATTGCCACCACTGGCTTCCACCCGCTCGACGGGGCCCGGTTCCTCCGAGACCAGGAGGGAGCCGACGAGCGGGTCGTCCGGCTCGTGGCGCATCACTCCTGCGCGCTACTGGAGGCTGAGGAGCGGGGGCTGAGACATGAGCTGGAGACCGAATTCGACCTGGAGCAGCCCGAGCTGGTCGATGCACTCATCGTGTCGGACATGACCACTACCCCGGATGGCGGGCACACGACGCCGGCGGCCCGACTGGAAGAGATCGTGCAGCGGTACGGGCCGGACACGGTCGTTGGTCGCTTCATCCAGCGGGCGGCGCCGGAGATCTACGCCGCCACGGAGCGGGTGGAAGGCCGGATGGCCCTTGTCTCGGCCGGCACTCAGCCGATGTAG